A DNA window from Chelativorans sp. AA-79 contains the following coding sequences:
- a CDS encoding helix-turn-helix domain-containing protein, whose amino-acid sequence MFRSSGCADPDFGPHNSRNGKDIHSISILRTFHRDQDVFECDHRCDWWYRIVSGATRKYRIRSDGRRQIADIHLPGDFFGFSSNEKHGFSVQAIVEGTTIACYPRRMTEALADSDPSVARLIRMGTFAAIERLEQQMLVVSTMSAPERVKAFLVHFRDRVGRSGEDGLALPITRYDIADLLGLSTETVCRAFTDLRERGAISLEGPRQVTIIRPGSGKD is encoded by the coding sequence ATGTTTCGTTCCTCAGGATGTGCCGACCCAGATTTTGGACCGCATAATAGTAGAAACGGGAAGGACATCCACTCGATCAGCATTCTGCGTACCTTTCATCGCGATCAAGACGTTTTTGAATGCGATCATCGTTGTGATTGGTGGTATCGTATTGTCTCGGGTGCTACGCGCAAATATCGAATTCGAAGCGATGGGCGCCGGCAGATCGCGGATATCCACCTGCCCGGAGACTTCTTTGGCTTCTCGTCAAATGAAAAGCACGGGTTTTCGGTTCAGGCGATAGTGGAAGGAACAACGATCGCCTGCTATCCGCGAAGGATGACGGAGGCTCTTGCGGATTCAGACCCATCGGTCGCCCGACTCATTCGGATGGGCACGTTTGCAGCAATCGAGAGGCTCGAACAGCAGATGCTAGTTGTCAGCACAATGTCGGCCCCTGAGCGCGTGAAGGCGTTCCTAGTGCATTTCCGGGACAGAGTTGGGCGGTCTGGCGAAGATGGTCTGGCCCTTCCCATCACGCGCTACGATATCGCCGACCTGCTGGGTCTCTCCACTGAAACCGTTTGCCGGGCGTTCACCGATCTTCGCGAGCGCGGCGCAATATCGTTGGAAGGCCCTCGACAGGTCACCATAATTCGGCCGGGGAGCGGTAAAGATTGA